Proteins encoded together in one Impatiens glandulifera chromosome 1, dImpGla2.1, whole genome shotgun sequence window:
- the LOC124915606 gene encoding uncharacterized protein LOC124915606: protein MEVQIHWLPTFRSSPSFNRRSSRDIWVMGKSKTLNVQCKSRSFTNLDSIFDDEFKKKKNTHLTEFRFSDQFDSDINDHLPKWREEILRANMELKANSVDIPFSLRIIKKKNQWKQGVKQVSESAYCSMKKAFSSMVFIIRELQSFSIQMREKQSYENLQGIIDCVQREMHDSFVWLFTQVFSNTPTLMVSLMLLLANYSVYSMSMPSLISPPPAVEQQQQQQQQQHGRFDSSLVKTFSVSSTGGSNGGGGKFRPATARDADDDSSAAVGRNYLQRVNLMDEDLLWGSIVDEATRMKGGLEDENLRWLVAPVTAVVEEDDYVDYFVTEMMYQTGLAGDPNNSMLLANFGQFLYLVARDFDRAEVFFKKASNVTPLDAEALNKYANFLWHARNDISAAEQTYSAAVSASPTNSNYAAIYAHFLWSTGGEETCNPTDQSPQLQ, encoded by the exons ATGGAAGTGCAAATTCACTGGCTGCCGACTTTCCGATCATCTCCTTCGTTCAATCGCCGGAGTTCTAGAGATATCTGGGTCATGGGTAAAAGTAAAACCCTAAATGTGCAGTGTAAATCCAGATCTTTTACAAACTTGGATTCAATTTTCGACGATGaattcaagaagaagaagaataccCATTTGACTGAATTCAGATTTAGTGATCAGTTCGATTCGGATATTAATGATCATTTACCGAAATGGAGAGAAGAGATCTTAAGGGCGAACATGGAACTAAAGGCGAACAGTGTTGATATTCCTTTCTCTTTACGgattataaaaaagaagaatcaATGGAAACAGGGAGTTAAACAAGTAAGTGAATCAGCTTATTGTTCGATGAAGAAAGCATTTTCTTCAATGGTTTTTATAATCCGTGAACTTCAGAGTTTCTCTATACAAATGAGAGAAAAACAATCATACGAAAATCTTCAAGGAATAATCGATTGCGTACAGAGAGAAATGCACGATTCATTTGTCTGGCTTTTTACACAAGTATTCTCTAATACACCAACTCTAATGGTATCCTTAATGCTTTTACTCGCCAATTACAGCGTTTATTCTATGTCTATGCCTTCGTTAATATCCCCGCCGCCGGCCgtagaacaacaacaacaacaacaacagcaaCAGCATGGGAGATTCGATTCATCGTTGGTTAAAACATTCTCTGTTTCTTCAACCGGGGGAAGTAACGGAGGTGGAGGGAAATTCCGTCCGGCGACGGCGAGAGATGCGGATGATGATAGTTCGGCGGCGGTGGGGAGGAATTACTTACAAAGGGTTAATTTGATGGATGAAGATTTGTTGTGGGGTTCGATTGTGGATGAAGCTACGAGAATGAAGGGTGGTTTGGAAGATGAGAATTTGCGGTGGTTGGTGGCGCCGGTGACGGCGGTGGTGGAGGAAGACGATTATGTGGATTATTTTGTGACGGAGATGATGTATCAGACGGGTTTGGCTGGAGACCCGAATAATTCAATGCTTCTTGCAAACTTTGGTCAGTTTCTTTACCTAGTGGCGCGAGATTTTGACAG AGCTGAAGTATTTTTCAAAAAGGCGTCGAATGTAACACCATTGGATGCAGAAGCACTAAACAAATATGCAAACTTTTTGTGGCATGCAAGGAATGACATTTCCGCAGCCGAGCAAACTTATTCAGCGGCAGTCTCAGCATCTCCTACCAATTCCAATTATGCTGCTATTTATGCCCATTTTTTATGGAGTACTGGCGGTGAGGAAACTTGTAATCCAACCGATCAATCTCCACAACTTCAATGA
- the LOC124929354 gene encoding uncharacterized protein LOC124929354: protein MISVNASASSISVNVNLILILNGNNFKDWKENVLIILGCMDLDLALRIDRPTITDEGTLDEKRDLEKWDRSNRMCLMIIKRGIPETFRGDISEVTDAKEFIKEIEKRFAKKR, encoded by the coding sequence ATGATTTCAGTTAATGCTTCCGCTTCTTCAATATCTGTCAATGTTAATTTGATTCTTATACTGAATGGAAACAACTTTAAGGACTGGAAAGAAAATGTTCTGATTATCCTCGGTTGTATGGATTTAGACCTTGCGCTTCGGATTGATCGTCCCACTATTACAGATGAGGGTACACTTGATGAAAAACGGGACCTTGAAAAATGGGATAGATCAAATCGCATGTGTTTAATGATCATCAAGCGAGGAATTCCAGAAACATTTCGGGGTGATATCTCTGAAGTTACTGATGCTAAGGAATTCATTAAGGAAATTGAGAAACGTTTTGCAAAAAAACGATAA
- the LOC124921302 gene encoding cytochrome P450 86A1, which produces MDPLLVILSIASVGSVYMIWFYMLARTLTGPKVWPFVGSLPGLFKNRRRFHEWVCGNLRETGGACTYQTSTICIPFLARKQGFYTVTCHPKNIEHILRTRFDNYPKGPTWQTAFHDLLGQGIFNSDGETWLMQRKTAALEFTTRTLRQAMARWVNRTIKTRLWCILEQSAARRIPVDLQDLLLRLTFDNICGLTFGKDPETLSLNLPENPFAIAFDSATEATLQRLLYPGFLWQLKKIIGYGAENRLQKSLQVVESYMNEALIARKENPSDDLLSRFMKRRDIAGNPIEAPLLKRIALNFVLAGRDTSSVALSWFFWSVMNNPRVEQKIIDEIKTVLSITRGNDTCAWISDPLVFDEADKLVYLKASLAETLRLYPSVPQDFKYVVSDDVLPDGTHVPAGSTVTYSIYSVGRMKTIWGDDCLEFKPERWLSVEGDRFEMPKDGYKFVAFNGGPRTCLGKDLAYLQMKSVASAVLLRYRLIPVPGHLVEQKMSLTLFMKNGLKVYLLPRQLDGPHDDVSA; this is translated from the exons ATGGATCCATTACTTGTGATATTAAGCATTGCCTCTGTCGGGTCAGTTTACATGATATGGTTCTATATGCTGGCTCGAACCCTTACTGGTCCGAAAGTTTGGCCATTCGTGGGCAGTCTCCCCGGTTTGTTTAAAAACCGGAGGCGATTCCACGAATGGGTTTGTGGGAACCTAAGGGAGACTGGCGGTGCGTGTACTTACCAGACGAGCACAATTTGCATACCTTTCTTGGCACGCAAACAAGGGTTCTACACTGTCACGTGTCATCCGAAGAACATTGAGCATATTCTGCGTACCCGATTCGATAACTACCCGAAGGGCCCGACCTGGCAAACCGCTTTCCATGATTTGCTTGGACAGGGTATCTTTAATAGCGACGGAGAAACGTGGTTGATGCAGAGGAAAACTGCTGCGCTTGAGTTCACGACCAGGACTCTAAGACAGGCCATGGCTCGATGGGTTAACCGGACTATAAAGACACGGTTATGGTGCATTTTGGAGCAATCTGCTGCCCGTCGCATCCCTGTTGATTTGCAG GATTTGCTATTACGATTGACATTCGATAACATATGTGGGCTGACATTCGGGAAGGATCCAGAAACTCTGTCTCTTAACCTACCAGAGAATCCATTTGCAATAGCTTTCGACTCTGCAACAGAAGCCACCCTACAAAGATTACTTTACCCTGGATTTCTCTGGCAACTGAAAAAGATCATTGGTTATGGAGCCGAGAATCGTCTCCAAAAGAGTTTACAAGTCGTTGAATCTTACATGAACGAAGCTCTAATCGCTCGGAAGGAAAACCCATCCGACGATCTCTTATCACGTTTCATGAAAAGAAGAGACATAGCCGGGAATCCAATCGAAGCCCCCTTATTAAAACGCATAGCTTTAAACTTTGTTCTAGCTGGTCGTGACACATCATCCGTCGCTCTAAGTTGGTTCTTCTGGTCAGTAATGAACAACCCACGAGTTGAACAAAAAATCATAGACGAAATCAAAACAGTCTTGAGTATCACTCGTGGAAACGACACATGTGCATGGATTTCAGACCCATTAGTCTTCGATGAAGCTGATAAGTTAGTTTACCTAAAAGCTTCTTTAGCAGAGACCTTAAGGTTATACCCATCTGTACCACAAGATTTCAAATACGTGGTGTCTGATGACGTATTGCCAGATGGAACCCATGTGCCAGCTGGATCAACGGTAACATATTCTATATATTCAGTTGGTCGGATGAAGACCATTTGGGGAGATGATTGTTTGGAATTTAAACCTGAAAGGTGGTTATCGGTTGAAGGAGACCGGTTTGAAATGCCAAAAGATGGTTACAAATTTGTGGCGTTTAATGGCGGTCCAAGGACATGTCTTGGCAAGGATTTGGCGTATCTGCAAATGAAGTCGGTTGCTTCGGCGGTGCTGCTTCGTTACCGGCTGATTCCAGTTCCCGGTCATCTAGTTGAGCAAAAGATGTCACTTACTCTGTTTATGAAGAATGGGTTAAAAGTTTATTTGCTGCCACGTCAACTGGATGGGCCCCATGATGACGTGTCTGCATAA